CAACTAAGCCGCGAATTAATTGTTCAGCTGTTCATTTTTGGGATAGTGGGCGTTACGGCTACGCTTACCCACTACTTCGTGGCGCTGGGCACCCATGAGGGTTTGTGGGTAGACCTTTATATAGCGAACCTATTCGGCTACGTGTCTGCGGTGTTGGTTTCTTACTTTGGGCATGGGAAGTTAACCTTCAGGCAGGAGTTAAGCTGGAAGGTGTTTATGCGATTTGCGTTGGTGTCTGTGTTGACCTTTTTACTCAGTGAAGTAATTCTTTATTGCCTAGGGACTTTTGCCAAGCTCCCCCACAGAGTGTCGTTGGGCGTGGTGGTGTGTATTATTCCACTGATTAGCTTCGTTTTGAGCAAGCTGTGGGTTTTTAAAGCAGAGCCTGTTGAGGCGCTACGTTAGCGTTTGGCAAATTCTAAGCCGTAGTAAACATACAGCCCCCAAGCAATCAATGCGGTAATCAGTGCGAGCGCTGCGCCAGGGTATAGTAGCCTGGAAGGGTAGCCTGATTCGCTGCGGTGTTGAATGCAGTAAACGAACGCTGCAGGAAAGCACAAAAATATTAACACGCCGTAGGCATAGCGTTTATTTCCTAGCGCCGTCAGCAGTGTCATTAAGACGCCCACCAGTATTAGCGCAAGGCCAATACTGCCGGTTATGGTTAAAATAATCATCCAGGCTGTGATCATAAAGTTTTCTGCTCTTCAGCTACTTCATCTACTTCAGGTAGAGGCCAGCCACCGAGTTGCTTCCATTTATTAACGATTAAGCAAAAAAGTTCGGCGGTTTTCTCAGCATCATAAGCGGCTGAGTGCGCCTCTCTGTTCGAAAATTCAATATTGGCGATTTTACAGGCTTGCGCAAGTACCGTGTGCCCAAAGGCAAGCCCTGCCATGGTTGCGGTATCCAAACACGAAAAGGGATGGAAGGGGTTGCGCTTAACATCACTGCGGGCAACCGCTGCATTCAAAAAGTTAAGGTCGAAGTGCGCATTGTGGCCAACCAAAACGGCGCGATTGCAGCCATTGGCCTTAACCAGCTTACGTATAGTTTGAAACGTTTCACTTAGGGCGATGGTTTCGGGTACCGGGCTTCGGCTTTCGCACTCGAGGTTAATGCCTGTAAAGTCCAATGCGGACTGTTCAACGTTGGCACCCTCAAAGGGTTCAACTTGAAAATCAATGGTTGGTTCACACTCGAGAATGCCCTCTTCGGTCATGCGCAGTGGCACCGCTGCAATTTCAAGAAGGGCATCGGTATTGGCATTAAAGCCACCGGTTTCAACATCAATAATAACCGGTAAAAAGCCGCGAAA
The DNA window shown above is from Teredinibacter franksiae and carries:
- a CDS encoding GtrA family protein gives rise to the protein MVITFLKRQLSRELIVQLFIFGIVGVTATLTHYFVALGTHEGLWVDLYIANLFGYVSAVLVSYFGHGKLTFRQELSWKVFMRFALVSVLTFLLSEVILYCLGTFAKLPHRVSLGVVVCIIPLISFVLSKLWVFKAEPVEALR
- the rnt gene encoding ribonuclease T, with protein sequence MSSTENGDKQKSLLAKRFRGFLPVIIDVETGGFNANTDALLEIAAVPLRMTEEGILECEPTIDFQVEPFEGANVEQSALDFTGINLECESRSPVPETIALSETFQTIRKLVKANGCNRAVLVGHNAHFDLNFLNAAVARSDVKRNPFHPFSCLDTATMAGLAFGHTVLAQACKIANIEFSNREAHSAAYDAEKTAELFCLIVNKWKQLGGWPLPEVDEVAEEQKTL